The stretch of DNA ACGCCGCCAGACCATCGAACGGCTGGAGGCCGAACTCACCGGCTGCATCGGTTGCGGCTGCCTCTCGATGAAGGCCTGCGCCCTCCTGAACCCCGGCGACACCCTCGCCGAGGACGGCGCCGGCCCACGCCGCCTCTAAGCCGGCCCCCGCCGCCTGTAGGCCGGCCCGAGCAATGGAACGGCCCCGGACAGGAACCTGTCCGGGGCCGTCGTGCCGTTCCGTCAGAACTTGTTCTTCGGGGTCAGCCCCAGGGAGAGGCCGGAGAGGCCGCGCTGGCGGTTGCCGAGCTTGGCGGCGATGGCGTGGAGGGCGGTGCCGGCCGGGGAGTCGGGGGCGGCCAGGACCACCGGGGTGCCGTCGTCGCCGCCCTCGCGGAGGCGGACGTCGATCGGGATGGAGCCCAGGACCGGGACGGTGGCGCCGACGGAGCGGGTGAGGGCGTCGGCCACGGTCTGGCCGCCGCCGGTGCCGAAGACGTCGACGATCTCGTCGCAGTGGGGGCAGGGCATGCCGGCCATGTTCTCGATGACGCCGACGATCTTCTGGTGGGTCTGGAGGGCGATGGTGCCGGCCCGCTCGGCCACCTCGGCGGCGGCCTGCTGCGGGGTGGTGACCAGCAGGATCTCGGCGTTGGGGACGAGCTGCGCGACCGAGATGGCGATGTCACCGGTGCCCGGCGGCAGGTCGAGGAGGAGGACGTCCAGGTCGCCCCAGTAGACGTCCGCGAGGAACTGCTGGAGGGCGCGGTGCAGCATCGGGCCGCGCCAGACCACCGGCGCGTTGCCGGGGGTGAACATGCCGATCGAGATGACCTTCACGCCGTGCGCGGACGGCGGCATGATCATGTCCTGGACCTGGGTGGGACGGCCCTCGACCCCGAGCATGCGGGGCACGGAGTGCCCGTAGATGTCGGCGTCGACCACGGCGACCTTCTGGCCCTGGGCGGCCAGCGCGGCGGCCAGGTTGACGGTGACCGAGGACTTGCCGACGCCGCCCTTGCCGGAGGCGACGGCGTAGACCCGGGTCAGGGTGCCGGGCTTGGCGAACGGGATCTCGCGCTCGGGCGCACCCCCGCGCAGCAGCTGCGAGAGCTCCTTGCGCTGCTCCTCGCTCATCACGTCGAGCTCGACCTCGACGCCGGTCACTCCGGCGACGGCGCCCACGGCCTCCGTCACCCGGCTGGTGATGGTCTCCCGCATCGGACAGCCGGACACGGTCAGGTAGACCCCGACGCGGACGGCACCGCCGTCGCCGATCTCGACCGATTTCACCATCCCGATCTCGGTGATCGGACGGTTGATCTCGGGGTCGTTGACGGTCGCCAGCGCCGCGCGTACGGACTCCTCCGTCACGCCGACCGCAACCTCTGTCTCGTTGGCCATGTGTTGATGGTACGGCCCGGCGCCGAGCCGGTGACTCGGCAGTAGCGTGCCACCGGTCACAGCGCCGGAACGCACCCGGTCAGAGCATTTCCGAGGCGTCCCGGCGCTCGTCGATCTCCTTGAGCAGGGACTGGAGTTCGGAGCGGATGAAGTCGCGGGTGGCGACCTCGCCGAGGCCCTGGCGCAGGGCCGCGACCTCGCGGGTCAGGTACTCCGTGTCGGCGATGTTGCGGTCGCTGCGGGCCCGGTCCTGCTCCATGTTGACCCGGTCCCGGTTGTCCTGCCGGTTCTGCGCGAGCAGGATCAGCGGGGCCGCGTAGGAGGCCTGCAGCGAGAGCGCCAGGGTGAGGAAGATGAACGGGTACTCGTCGAAGCGGACGGCCGGCGGCAGGAAGACGTTCCAGGCCACCCAGCACAGGATGACCACCGACATCCAGACGATGAACCGTCCGGTGCCGAGGAAGCGGGCGATCCGCTCCGAGAGCTTGGCGAAGGACTCCGGGTCGTAGGTCGGCAGGGTCAGCAGGCCGGGCCGCGAGGTGCGCGGCTGGTCGAGCCGGGCCCGGGCGGCCGAGCTCGACGGCTGCTCGGTACGGGTGGAGCTGCCCTCCCGCACCCGCAGCTCGCGCAGCTCGCGGAGCGACCGGAGCTCGCCCTGGAGGCGCTGGCGCGGGGAGGACTCGTCCCGTCGGCGGGCGTCGTCCCGGCGGCCCTTGCGGTCAGCGTCCACGGATGTCCTCGCTCTCGTGGCCGTGCTCCAGGTCGGAGCCGTTGAGGCCGTGCAGGGCTGCCTCGCGCCAGTCGTCCGGCAGCAGGTGGTCGAGCACGTCGTCGACGGTGACGGCGCCCAGCAGGTGGTCGGCCTCGTCGACCACCGGCGCCGCGACCATGTTGTAGGTGGCGAGGTAGCTGGTGATCAGCGGCAGCGGGGTGTCCGGCGGCAGCGGGTCGAGGTCGTCGTCGACCAGCGAACCGACCAGGGTGAACGGCGGCTCGCGCAGCAGCCGCTGGAAGTGCACGGTGCCCAGGTACTTGCCGGTGGGCGTCTCGTTCGGCGGCCGGCAGACGTACACCTGGGCGGCCAGGGCCGGCTTGTTGTCGGAGATCCGCACCCGGGCCAGCGCCTCGGCCACCGTGGCGTCCGGCTCCAGGACGATCGGCTCGGTGGTCATCAGACCACCGGCGGTGTCCTCCTCGTAGGAGAGCAGGCGGCGCATCTCGGCGGCGTCCTCGGGCTCCATCAGGCGCAGCAGCCGCTCGGCGTCCTCCTCGGGGAGGTCGGAGAGCAGGTCGGCCGCGTCGTCCGGGTCCATCGCCTCCAGGACGTCGGCGGCGCGCTCCTCCTGGAGCTTGCCGATGATCTCGACCTGGTCGTCCTCGGGCAGCTCCTCCAGGACGTCCGCGAGGCGGTCGTCGTCGAGCGCGGCGGCGACCTCGGCGCGGCGCTTGGAGGAGAGGTGGTGCATCACGTTGGCCAGGTCGGCCGGGCGCAGCTGCTCGAAGGTGGCGAGCAGGTTGGCGGCGCCCTGGCCCTCCTCGGCGAGCGCGAAGCCGGTGACGGCGGACCAGTCCAGGGTGAGCGTCTCGCCCTTGGCCTTGCGCAGCCGGCTGAGCTTGCCGGTCTGGACGAAGACCTTGGTGATCTCCCACTCCCGGACGCGGGTCTGCACCATGGCCACGTCCAGGACGGTGACCTCCTCGTGCGTCTTCGTCCGGGTGACGGTGCGGTCGAGCAGCTCGGCGAGCACCAGGGTCTCGGAGGGGCGCTGCTCGAACCGGCGCATGTTGATCACGCCGGTGGTCAGCACCTGGCCGGATTCGAGGCTGGTGACCCGGGTCATCGGCAGGAAGATCCGCCGCCGGGCCACCACCTCGACCACCAGGCCGAGCACCCGGGGCGGGCGGCCGCCGATCCGCAGCGAGACCACCACGTCGCGGACCCGCCCGACCTGGTCGCCGTTGGGATCGAAGACGGCCACCCCGGAGAGATGGGAGATGAAGACCCGGCTGCCTGGCCCTGCCACGGGGACTCCCTCGCGCGCTCTGCGGATGTTCCGCGCTTAGGCTACCCGGTGCCGATCAGCCGGGGCCGGGTCAGTGGCCCGACAGGGGGCGCGGGCGGGTGGTCAGCGCATCACCACCGGGGTTTGCAGCTCGGTGACCCAGGTCTCCGGAGCGCCCTCGCACTCCAGGTAGAGCTCGCGGCTGTGGCCGGTGGCCCGGTGGCCGGTCTCCTCGATCCAGCGGACCAGCGCCTGCTCGGTGGCGAGCACCCCGTCCATGGAGCCGTGGTGGACCGCGGTGGCCGCGCTCTCGATCGCCGGCAGGTCGACCACCGCGAACCCGTGCCCGGCGCCCGCCCCGGTCACCCCGGCCGCCACCGGCAGGGCCGCGTGCACCTCGACGGTGCCGTCGGGCCCGTCCACGTAGTAGGCCAGGCTCGCCCCGGCCGGGGTCAGCCCGGCGGCGGCCACCAGGCGGCAGAGCTCCGGGAAGAGCAGGGAGATCACCGGGGTGATGTCCCCGGGCTGGTAGCTGGCGGCGGTGGCGGACAGCTCCGCGACGCGGACGGCCGGGATCTGCTTGAGGACGACATCGTTGGTGGGCATCTGCCCCTCGCTCTCGATCGTCCGGAGCCTCGCCTCGACCCTGGTCAGCCTGGTGGTCGTCTCGGCCACGAGGGCGGCCAGTTCGGCCTGCCGCAGCCTGAGCATCCCGCGCAGCTCCTCGGCGCCGACCAGGTCACCGAGGATCGCGCCGACCTGCTCCAGCGTGAAGCCGAGGTCCTTGAGCGCGATCACCCGGTTGAGCTCGGCGAGCTGCCCGGCCTCGTAGCCCCGGTACCCGGTGTGCGGGTCGACCCGGGCCGGGCGCAGCAGGCCGATGGCGTCGTAGTGCCTGAGCATGCGGACCGACACGCGGCCGTGCTTGGCGAAGTCTCCGATGGTGAACATGGTGCGTCCGAGTGAAGGGTCTGACACGGTGTGAGGGTCAAGCCACTGGGGGCGCGGGTCAGTTGCACTACCAGGGGCGCGGGGAACTGCGCGAGGTCGGAAGAAGCGGGCCGTACGCCGACCGGAGGGCGCCAGTTGCACTGTCCAGGGGCGCGAGGAACTGCGCGCAGCGGGAGGCCGCAGGCCGTGTGTGGCTGGTCGCGCAGTTCCCCGCGCCCCAGGGCTTAGCGCCCCAGCTTGCCCTTGGCCACGAGCTTGGGGAGGCCGGCCGGGATCGGCTTGCGGGTGGTGGCGGGGGAGGCCATCGGGACGGCGGCGTGCGAGGCCTCGGGCATCGCGCCGGGCTGCTCGGTCAGCGGGCCGGCCGGCTCCAGGCGGAGCACCCGGCACTCGCGGGCCCAGCGCTCGTCGATGGTGTCGGTGTCGGGGGCGTTGAGCCGCTTGCCCTTGAGCTCCTCGACGGCGCCCAGCCAGCCCTCGCTCCGCGGGGCGAGCTCGCTGACCCGGGCGGGCCAGGCGGTGAGCCGGCCCCACTTGTCCTTGCTGCGCACCGTCACCTCGGCGCCGGCCCCGGCGGTGAGCCCGTGCAGCGGCTGCTCGATGCCGTCGCCGACCACCACCACGGCCCCGTCGTGCCAGGCGTGCCAGAGCGCCCGGGCCTGCGGCTGCCCGTCGGCCCGCACCCAGAGCAGGCCGGACTTCTTGGCGGCCTCCTCCAGCAGGGCGCGCTCCTCGATGGCGGCGGTGGCGGTGGCGGCAGCAGCGGTGGCGGGCGTCGTGGGCTCCATGGCCCAACAGCGTACGGGGTCGGGCCCGCGCTGTCCGGAGGGTGTCTCAGCGCCCGGGACGACAGTGTCATGACTCCGGTAGACCCCTTACCTTGGTACCGTTCCCGTCACCCGCGACCGACCACCGGAGGAGAGCTGTGCCCACCGTCGCCCGGCCTGACGCCGCAGCTCAGACCCCCGCCCCCAGCCTCCGGCCGGGGGGACCCCCTGCCGCCTCGGCGGCCCGGCCGGCGCTGCCCAAGCTCGACCTGCTGCTGCTGGCCGTCTCGATCGGCGGGATCTCGCTCTCCGCACCCCTGATCAGCGCCACCGCCGCCCCCGCACTGGCCATCGCCTTCTGGCGCAACGTCATGTCGGTGGGCGTGCTCGGCCCGTACGCGCTGCTGCGCCACCGCGCCGAGCTGCGCGGGATCGGCCGCCGGGCGCTGCTGCTCGCGACGGCGGCCGGGGTGCTGCTCGCGGTGCACTTCGCGCTCTGGATGCCCAGCCTGCGGATGACCTCGGTGGCCTCGGCCACCGCGATGGTCACCACCACCCCGCTCTGGACCATCCTCCTGATGCGGCTGCTCGGCCACCGGGCGCCGCGGCTGGTGCGGATCGGCATGTGCGTGGCCTTCCTCGGGGTGCTCACACTGACCGGGGTCGACCTCTCGCTCTCGCCGCAGGCGCTGGCTGGTGACGCGCTGGCACTCGGCGCCGGGCTGGCCGCCGCCGGGTACATGCTGCTCGGCGCGGAGGTGCGAAAGACGGTCAGCACCACCGCGTACACCCTGGTCTGCTACGCCACCACGGCCGTGGTGCTGCTCGGGATCTGCCTGGTGACCGGCACCGGGCTGTCCGGCTGGTCGGCCGGGGCCTGGTGGCAGATCGCGCTGCTCATGGTGGCCGCCCAGCTGCTCGGCCACTCGCTCAGCAACCGGGTGGTGCGCACCCTGGGCCCCTCGGTCACCTCCACCGCGATCCTGCTGGAGACCCCGGGCGCGGCGCTGATCGCCGCGCTCTGGCTCGGCCAGTGGCCGCCGGCCGGGGCCTACCCGGCCGTCGCGGTGATCCTGCTGGGCCTGGTGCTGGTGGCCCGGGGCAGCCGGGAGGGCTGACCGGCCGTCGGCCCGGTGCCTCAGAGCCAGCCGTTGCGGCGGAAGCCCTTGTACATGCCGATGCAGATCACGGTGATGACCCCGAGCACGATCGGGTAGCCGTAGCGGTGGTGCAGCTCCGGCATGTAGTCGAAGTTCATCCCGTAGACGCCGGTGATCATGGTCGGCACCGCGAAGATCGCCGCCCAGGCGGTGATCTTGCGCATGTCCTCGTTCTGGGCCACCGAGACCTGGGCCAGATTGGCCTGGAGCAGCGAGTTGAGCAGCTCGTCGAAGCCGTGCACCTGCTCGGTGACCCGGGCCAGGTGGTCGGCCACGTCCCGGAAGTACTTGCGCATCTCCGGGCCGATCGGGGCCTTCTCGGCCTCCGAGAGCAGCTGCATCGGCCGCAGCAGCGGGGCCACCGCCCGCTTGAACTCCAGCACCTCGCGCTTGAGCTGGTAGACCCGCCCGACATCGGCCCCGCGCCCGCCGCGGTTGGCGAACACGTCGAACTCGATCTCGTCCACGTCGGTCTGCAGCCGGTCGGCGACCAGCAGGTAGTCGTCCACCACCTGGTCGGCGATCGCGTGCAGCACGGCGGCCGGGCCCTTGCAGAGCAGGCCGGTGCCGTCGTGGTCGCCCTCCAGCCGGCGGCGCAGGTCCTTGAGCGAGCCGTGGCCGCCGTGCCGGACGGTGATCACGAAGTCGGCGCCGACGAAGACCATCAGCTCGCCGGTCTCCACCACCTCGCTGGTCGGGGTGAGCTGGTCGTGCTCCACGTACCGGATGGTCTTGAAGACGGCGAAGAGCACCTCGTCGTACCGCTCGACCTTGGGTCGCTGGTGCGCGTGCACCGCGTCCTCCACCGCCAGCGGGTGCAGGCCGAAGCGCTGCGCGATGCCCTCGAACTCGGCCTCGGTGGGCTCGTGCAGACCGATCCAGCTGAACGATTCAGCGCTCTGCTGGCGGGCGTTGCGCACGCGCTGGACGGCCTCGCGCGGGCTGCAGGTCTCGCCGTGCCGCTTGCCCGCCTGGTAGACGGCGCAGTCGACCACGGCGGACACGCCGTGGCCGGGGTGCAGTGGGTCGAAGGTCGCGTCGGGGCGGCGGCGCTGCGGACGGACGACGGCACGCAGGTTGTTCATCATCGACATGGCTGGCTCCTCGAGCAGGAGGCGTCACACGGCGGGGGTGGTCGCACGGGTGTGACGGCGAGGGGGACACCGACGGAGAGGAATGCGGTGCCCTGCGCGGCCGTGTACGAAGAAGCGCTCGGCGGGCCCGGTGACTACCGGGTGACGGACCGTCCGGTCAGCGGGAGGTGACCTGGGTGACGGTGGCCGGGCGGCGAGGACGACGTGACCGGGCAGAGCTGCCGGTACTGCATGGTCGGCTGGTATCCACCGCAACCACCTCCTCCGTGCCGCTTCCCACCGGGGAGCGGAAACACCCCCGGAGGCCAGTTGCCCAGGGTAACAGCTGCCGGGCGCGGCCCGCCGGGGTGTTGACGCCGTGCTGACGGAGGAGGTCTAAGGTCGGGGCCATGGCGCACGACTTCCCCCTGTTCGGCGATTTCTCCGACAACTCCGCGGCCGGCCCGGACGAGCACACCCGCGAGGCCGTCCTGGCCGCCGTGGAGGCCCGGCTGCTCAGCACCTTCGGCGAGCCCAGCGGCCGGGCCGGGGTCACCTTCCTCGGGGCCGACCGGATCGAGGTGCTGCGGTTCGGCCCGGACGCCGAGGGCCTGGTCCGGTACGCGACGCTCGGCATGGCCGCCGCACCGATGAACGACCCCTCGGCGATGCTCGCCGACCCCGTCCGCGGGCCCCGGGTCGAGCTGGTGCTCACCGTGCGCGGGGGGCGCGACGAGGTGCTCCGCACGCTGGCCACCTTCGCGGCCACCCCCCAGGTCGAGGGCCTGATCGTCGCCCCCGGCGCCTCCCTCGACCTCGGCCAACCCCTCTGGCCCGGCGCCCCCTTCACCTCCGTCCTCACCGCCGAACCCGGCGGCCTGGTCCCCGACCTGGCACTGGCCGCCCCCGCCGACCCGGTCCGCTTCCTCCCGCTGCTCCCGATGACCCCCAACGAGGCGGCCTTCAAGCGGGTCCAGGGAGCGGCGGCCCTGGAGGAGCGCTGGCTCAAGCACGGCACGGACCTCCGCGACCCCGAGCGCAAGGGTGTCGCACTCGGGTGACCCTCCGGCGGGCGCGGTCAGCGGGTGTCGATGAAGCCGAAGACGCCGCTGGCGACCAGCTGCACGGCGATGGCCGAGAGCAGCAGGCCCGACAGTCGGGTGATGAGCACCACGCCACCCTCCTTGATGATCCGGATGATCACCAGGGAGAACCGCATGGTCAGCCACATCACCACGTGCATGGCCACGATGGCGGTCCAGACGGCCAGCTCCTCGGTGGCGCCGTCCGCGCCCTGGACGGCCAGGATGACGGCGACGATCGCGCCCGGGCCGGCCAGCAGCGGGGTGCCGAGGGGGACGAGGGCGACGTTGACGTCCTTGGTCTGGGTCGGCTCGTCGATCTTGCCGGTGAGCAGGTCGAGGGCGATCAGCAGCAGCAGGATGCCGCCGGAGATCTGCAGCGCCGGGATCGAGACGTGCAGGTAGTCCAGGATCTGCTGGCCGAACAGGCCGAAGCAGGTGATCACGCCGAGCGCGACCAGCGCCGCCTGCCAGGCCATCTTCCGCTGGGTGCGGGCGGCCCGGCCGGAGGTGAGGGCCAGGAAGATCGGGATCGTCCCCGGCGGGTCCATGATCACGAACAGGGTGACGAAGAGCGAGCCGAAGGTCTTCATCCGGTCGGCCTTCGGAGGGGCCCTCGCCCTGGCGGGCCGGAAAGATCGCGCATGGCACGCATTCTCCGGCCCGCCGACCGCCGCCGCACGTCCAGCGCCCGGTCGGCCACGCCCGCCGCCGCACGTCCGGTGTCCGGTCGGTGGCGGCCACCGGCGGCTGCCGGGTGACGGTCGCTCAGGCGGTGATCGGCTTCGCCCCGGTCGCCTGGGCGAGCAGTGCTTCGTAGGACTCCGGGCTGGTGGTGTACTCGCCCAGCCGGACGGTCTTGCGGGTGCCGTGGTAGTCGCTGGAGCCGGTGGTGAACAGGCCCAGCTCGGCGGCCAGGCCGGTGAGGTGGGTGCGGGCGCCCTCGTCGTGGTCCATGTGGTCGACCTCCAGGCCGCCCAGGCCGGCCGCCGCCAGGTCGGCGATCACCTGGTCG from Kitasatospora sp. MMS16-BH015 encodes:
- a CDS encoding Mrp/NBP35 family ATP-binding protein → MANETEVAVGVTEESVRAALATVNDPEINRPITEIGMVKSVEIGDGGAVRVGVYLTVSGCPMRETITSRVTEAVGAVAGVTGVEVELDVMSEEQRKELSQLLRGGAPEREIPFAKPGTLTRVYAVASGKGGVGKSSVTVNLAAALAAQGQKVAVVDADIYGHSVPRMLGVEGRPTQVQDMIMPPSAHGVKVISIGMFTPGNAPVVWRGPMLHRALQQFLADVYWGDLDVLLLDLPPGTGDIAISVAQLVPNAEILLVTTPQQAAAEVAERAGTIALQTHQKIVGVIENMAGMPCPHCDEIVDVFGTGGGQTVADALTRSVGATVPVLGSIPIDVRLREGGDDGTPVVLAAPDSPAGTALHAIAAKLGNRQRGLSGLSLGLTPKNKF
- a CDS encoding suppressor of fused domain protein; the encoded protein is MAHDFPLFGDFSDNSAAGPDEHTREAVLAAVEARLLSTFGEPSGRAGVTFLGADRIEVLRFGPDAEGLVRYATLGMAAAPMNDPSAMLADPVRGPRVELVLTVRGGRDEVLRTLATFAATPQVEGLIVAPGASLDLGQPLWPGAPFTSVLTAEPGGLVPDLALAAPADPVRFLPLLPMTPNEAAFKRVQGAAALEERWLKHGTDLRDPERKGVALG
- a CDS encoding DUF1003 domain-containing protein, which codes for MRELRVREGSSTRTEQPSSSAARARLDQPRTSRPGLLTLPTYDPESFAKLSERIARFLGTGRFIVWMSVVILCWVAWNVFLPPAVRFDEYPFIFLTLALSLQASYAAPLILLAQNRQDNRDRVNMEQDRARSDRNIADTEYLTREVAALRQGLGEVATRDFIRSELQSLLKEIDERRDASEML
- a CDS encoding magnesium transporter MgtE N-terminal domain-containing protein, with the translated sequence MAGPGSRVFISHLSGVAVFDPNGDQVGRVRDVVVSLRIGGRPPRVLGLVVEVVARRRIFLPMTRVTSLESGQVLTTGVINMRRFEQRPSETLVLAELLDRTVTRTKTHEEVTVLDVAMVQTRVREWEITKVFVQTGKLSRLRKAKGETLTLDWSAVTGFALAEEGQGAANLLATFEQLRPADLANVMHHLSSKRRAEVAAALDDDRLADVLEELPEDDQVEIIGKLQEERAADVLEAMDPDDAADLLSDLPEEDAERLLRLMEPEDAAEMRRLLSYEEDTAGGLMTTEPIVLEPDATVAEALARVRISDNKPALAAQVYVCRPPNETPTGKYLGTVHFQRLLREPPFTLVGSLVDDDLDPLPPDTPLPLITSYLATYNMVAAPVVDEADHLLGAVTVDDVLDHLLPDDWREAALHGLNGSDLEHGHESEDIRGR
- a CDS encoding MarC family protein, producing the protein MKTFGSLFVTLFVIMDPPGTIPIFLALTSGRAARTQRKMAWQAALVALGVITCFGLFGQQILDYLHVSIPALQISGGILLLLIALDLLTGKIDEPTQTKDVNVALVPLGTPLLAGPGAIVAVILAVQGADGATEELAVWTAIVAMHVVMWLTMRFSLVIIRIIKEGGVVLITRLSGLLLSAIAVQLVASGVFGFIDTR
- a CDS encoding MerR family transcriptional regulator — its product is MFTIGDFAKHGRVSVRMLRHYDAIGLLRPARVDPHTGYRGYEAGQLAELNRVIALKDLGFTLEQVGAILGDLVGAEELRGMLRLRQAELAALVAETTTRLTRVEARLRTIESEGQMPTNDVVLKQIPAVRVAELSATAASYQPGDITPVISLLFPELCRLVAAAGLTPAGASLAYYVDGPDGTVEVHAALPVAAGVTGAGAGHGFAVVDLPAIESAATAVHHGSMDGVLATEQALVRWIEETGHRATGHSRELYLECEGAPETWVTELQTPVVMR
- a CDS encoding DMT family transporter → MPTVARPDAAAQTPAPSLRPGGPPAASAARPALPKLDLLLLAVSIGGISLSAPLISATAAPALAIAFWRNVMSVGVLGPYALLRHRAELRGIGRRALLLATAAGVLLAVHFALWMPSLRMTSVASATAMVTTTPLWTILLMRLLGHRAPRLVRIGMCVAFLGVLTLTGVDLSLSPQALAGDALALGAGLAAAGYMLLGAEVRKTVSTTAYTLVCYATTAVVLLGICLVTGTGLSGWSAGAWWQIALLMVAAQLLGHSLSNRVVRTLGPSVTSTAILLETPGAALIAALWLGQWPPAGAYPAVAVILLGLVLVARGSREG
- the corA gene encoding magnesium/cobalt transporter CorA — its product is MSMMNNLRAVVRPQRRRPDATFDPLHPGHGVSAVVDCAVYQAGKRHGETCSPREAVQRVRNARQQSAESFSWIGLHEPTEAEFEGIAQRFGLHPLAVEDAVHAHQRPKVERYDEVLFAVFKTIRYVEHDQLTPTSEVVETGELMVFVGADFVITVRHGGHGSLKDLRRRLEGDHDGTGLLCKGPAAVLHAIADQVVDDYLLVADRLQTDVDEIEFDVFANRGGRGADVGRVYQLKREVLEFKRAVAPLLRPMQLLSEAEKAPIGPEMRKYFRDVADHLARVTEQVHGFDELLNSLLQANLAQVSVAQNEDMRKITAWAAIFAVPTMITGVYGMNFDYMPELHHRYGYPIVLGVITVICIGMYKGFRRNGWL